One window of the Eucalyptus grandis isolate ANBG69807.140 chromosome 8, ASM1654582v1, whole genome shotgun sequence genome contains the following:
- the LOC120287805 gene encoding rust resistance kinase Lr10-like, producing the protein IRYSYSDIKRITKNFKCKLGEGGYGSIYRGILRSGNEVVVKILNKSKSIGQDFISKVATIGRIHHINVVQLVGFCFEYSKQALVYDFMPNGSLDKHIFYKDGDDPLDYKNIIVSLTAARGTLGYMAPELFYKDIGGISYKADVYSFGMLLMEMAGRRRNLNANAECSSQIYFPLWVYDQLNKEKELERVDVKEEEREITRKMIIIALWCIKLSPNDRPSMRKVLDMLEGDMDKLQLPPKPLLYPREAPVNDVDAEIELEIVSSSSSAPIVSSSSQFYHDHEFTKSCIV; encoded by the exons ataaggtactcttactcTGACATCAAGaggatcacaaaaaatttcaaatgcaagtTGGGTGAGGGGGGATATGGTTCCATATATAGAGGAATACTTAGAAGTGGCAATGAAGTTGTGgttaagattttgaacaaatcaaaatctatTGGCCAAGATTTTATAAGCAAAGTGGCCACAATTGGAAGGATCCACCACATTAATGTGGTGCAACTTGTTGGTTTTTGCTTCGAATACTCCAAACAAGCTCTTGTCTATGATTTCATGCCGAATGGATCTTTGGATAAACACATTTTCTATAAGGATGGTGATGATCCTCTTGATTATAAGAACAT TATAGTATCGCTGACTGCagcaagaggaaccttgggTTATATGGCTCCCGAGCTATTCTATAAAGACATTGGTGGCATTTCTTACAAAGccgatgtttatagttttgggatGTTATTAATGGAAATGGCTGGTAGAAGGAGAAATCTAAATGCAAATGCCGAGTGTTCAagtcaaatttactttcctttatGGGTTTATGatcaactcaacaaagaaaaggaacttGAAAGGGTAGATgtcaaagaagaggaaagagaaataaCGAGGAAGATGATAATCATTGCACTGTGGTGTATAAAATTGAGCCCTAATGATCGGCCGTCAATGAGGAAAGTCCTAGATATGCTTGAAGGAGATATGGATAAACTGCAACTGCCTCCAAAACCACTTTTGTATCCGAGAGAGGCACCGGTTAATGATGTTGACGCTGAGATAGAACTTGAAATAGTCTCATCTTCGTCCAGTGCTCCGATAGTTTCTAGCAGTTCCCAATTTTACCATGACCATGAGTTTACGAAATCATGTATTGTGTGA